The proteins below come from a single Tenuifilum thalassicum genomic window:
- the folB gene encoding dihydroneopterin aldolase has product MALIEIENMEFYAFHGCFKEEQVVGNQFLVNISFETDTSKAQKTDNLNDTVNYQVVYNLVKAEMQKTSKLLEHVAERITSAVKLEFPEIKSIKVKVSKLNPPMGGKIEKVSVTLNRNFAQKG; this is encoded by the coding sequence ATGGCTCTTATTGAAATTGAAAACATGGAGTTTTACGCATTCCATGGATGTTTTAAAGAGGAACAAGTAGTAGGAAACCAGTTTTTAGTAAATATTTCGTTTGAAACCGATACCTCTAAGGCTCAAAAAACCGATAATTTAAACGATACAGTAAACTACCAAGTTGTTTACAATCTGGTTAAAGCCGAAATGCAAAAGACATCAAAACTTCTGGAGCACGTAGCAGAAAGGATAACAAGTGCTGTTAAACTAGAATTTCCAGAAATTAAGAGCATTAAAGTTAAGGTATCGAAGCTAAATCCGCCAATGGGTGGAAAAATTGAAAAGGTAAGTGTTACACTAAATCGTAATTTTGCACAAAAGGGATAA
- a CDS encoding phosphoadenylyl-sulfate reductase encodes MKQIVETLNAQFKGKTPEFVLDWFIKKHKGKIALASSMGAEDQVLTDMIVKIDPSVRIFTLDTGRLFYETYELIERTSLRYKKNIEIYFPSPEDVEKMVTEKGINLFYQSIENRKECCRVRKIEPLKRAFKELDVWICGLRRSQSATRTDNQLVEWDEANGLIKLNPLIDWSEEDVWKYIKENGVPYNPLHDKGFPSIGCQPCTRAIEPGEDIRAGRWWWENPETKECGLHNRKK; translated from the coding sequence ATGAAGCAAATTGTTGAAACATTAAATGCACAGTTTAAGGGTAAAACACCTGAGTTTGTACTCGATTGGTTTATAAAAAAGCATAAGGGTAAAATAGCTCTAGCTTCGAGCATGGGAGCTGAAGACCAAGTGCTTACCGATATGATTGTTAAAATCGATCCTAGCGTTAGAATCTTCACGCTTGATACTGGTAGACTCTTTTATGAAACCTATGAGCTTATTGAGCGTACATCTCTTAGATATAAAAAGAATATTGAAATATATTTCCCTTCTCCTGAGGATGTTGAAAAGATGGTAACAGAAAAGGGAATCAACCTTTTTTATCAAAGTATTGAAAATAGAAAAGAATGCTGTAGGGTTAGAAAAATTGAACCCCTGAAAAGAGCATTTAAGGAACTTGATGTTTGGATTTGTGGCTTAAGAAGAAGCCAATCTGCTACTCGTACCGATAACCAGCTTGTAGAGTGGGACGAGGCTAATGGGTTGATAAAGTTGAACCCATTGATTGATTGGTCGGAGGAAGATGTATGGAAATACATCAAAGAAAACGGAGTGCCTTACAATCCTTTACACGATAAGGGTTTCCCTAGTATAGGTTGTCAGCCATGTACCAGGGCAATTGAGCCAGGAGAGGATATTCGTGCAGGAAGATGGTGGTGGGAGAACCCAGAAACAAAAGAATGCGGATTACATAACAGGAAAAAATAA
- a CDS encoding T9SS type A sorting domain-containing protein, which yields MKKVYTLMLSLFTLSAWAQDIPMQVIASAGGYFENSNAGISISWTLGEVAYTTLSTDSYILTQGFQQGNLFTTSIDEPKSNQEGINVFPNPVSDILKLRIDNRFATGNVFIEIFDVTGKLVLSEKMNLEQSSPAALNLSNLRSGIYILHVFSENDNAKKVIKLIKE from the coding sequence ATGAAAAAGGTTTACACACTAATGCTATCATTATTCACCTTAAGTGCTTGGGCACAAGACATACCAATGCAAGTAATTGCATCTGCAGGTGGATATTTTGAAAACTCAAATGCTGGCATATCAATAAGCTGGACTTTGGGCGAGGTAGCTTACACAACCCTATCTACGGATAGTTATATACTAACACAAGGGTTTCAACAGGGAAACCTTTTCACAACATCTATTGATGAGCCTAAATCAAATCAGGAGGGCATTAATGTTTTCCCTAACCCTGTTAGCGATATTTTAAAATTGCGCATCGATAATAGGTTTGCTACAGGAAATGTCTTTATAGAAATATTTGACGTTACTGGGAAGCTTGTTCTATCAGAAAAAATGAACTTAGAGCAATCAAGTCCTGCAGCACTAAATCTCTCCAACTTGCGTTCAGGCATTTATATTCTTCATGTTTTTTCAGAAAACGATAATGCCAAGAAAGTTATAAAACTTATCAAGGAGTAA
- a CDS encoding FtsB/FtsL family cell division protein, producing MKRFGIIIYCLLLTASSVFAQQLNGFSYQAVIRNSSGQILPNQNITLQLSLTDESGSTIYYSEQQTQTTNEQGIINLEIGKGTIINGNFNDIPWHTKAVFLKVEMKVNSSLETMGIQRVLGVPLAFYTDSSAASGHSTYSDTAKFAQKVTLDGVVFGSGDPGSFAIWSTNDTLKSLPNLNFANSIVVQGNPTTNPDDPIFEVKKSNGDVIFGVYQEGVRVNIADTPAKGAKGGFAVGGLSTTKAGQTEYFRITPDSARVYIKQVPAKGAKGGFAVGGLSTTKLTTAQNLLFINPDSARIYLNENVAKGAKGGFAVGGLSTGKANQSQLIQLTKDNYLIGYQAGSNITTGLYNSFMGFQAGNSNTTGSWNTFIGYQAGMTNTGSDNTFIGYQAGRAHQFGGGNVYIGSKAGGNAQNGVQNIVIGESAGFNTINGFKNIFIGFMAGNQNTSGYNNLFIGSSSGQNNTTGNRNIFIGDSSGFSNIGGFGNTFFGIKSGFNNTGGYRNLYMGYMSGYNNVNGSDNTFLGDMAGSENISGAENTFVGQGAGSTNTTGAYNTAIGSSAGRGIIDGVNNLMVGRFSGYNVNGNGNTFLGTQSGASFSGPVTASYNICIGNSSAGGLDNSYYNVYIGQQTGSKPGSSNVVIGHQAGNVAQGNGNIFIGYRAGYTEPKGNRLYIQNSGVDSTQALIYGRFDQKTLSFNANVGIGTTNPEKELHVVGDALITGSIYYDASQTYSKPDFVFKEDYNKKFEPLTVENFIQANGHLPWLTKATDEGKEINLTRLQFETVETIENLQLQIIEQQKQINSLKAEIEELKSFIKSKK from the coding sequence ATGAAGAGATTTGGCATAATAATTTATTGTCTACTATTGACAGCTAGTTCGGTCTTCGCACAACAACTTAATGGATTTAGCTACCAAGCAGTAATCCGCAATAGTAGTGGGCAAATTTTACCTAATCAAAACATAACGCTTCAACTTAGCTTGACTGACGAAAGTGGGTCGACCATTTATTACAGCGAACAGCAAACCCAAACAACAAATGAGCAAGGGATTATTAATCTTGAGATTGGTAAAGGGACAATAATAAATGGAAATTTTAATGATATACCATGGCACACTAAGGCAGTCTTTCTAAAAGTAGAAATGAAGGTGAACTCCTCTTTGGAAACAATGGGTATACAAAGAGTTTTAGGTGTGCCCTTGGCCTTTTATACGGATAGTTCGGCTGCATCTGGACATTCTACTTACAGCGATACCGCAAAATTTGCTCAGAAAGTAACGCTAGATGGTGTTGTATTTGGAAGTGGAGATCCTGGTTCGTTTGCAATTTGGAGCACAAACGACACGTTAAAAAGTTTGCCTAACCTTAATTTTGCGAACAGCATAGTTGTACAAGGTAACCCAACTACTAACCCTGATGATCCAATTTTTGAAGTTAAGAAAAGCAATGGGGATGTTATTTTTGGAGTATACCAAGAAGGTGTAAGAGTAAATATTGCTGATACTCCTGCAAAAGGAGCAAAGGGAGGTTTTGCTGTTGGGGGTCTTTCCACTACAAAAGCAGGTCAAACTGAATATTTCAGGATTACACCCGATAGCGCAAGAGTTTACATCAAACAAGTTCCTGCAAAAGGAGCAAAAGGAGGCTTTGCTGTTGGGGGGTTATCTACGACAAAACTAACAACTGCACAAAACCTATTATTTATCAATCCCGACTCAGCAAGAATTTATCTTAATGAAAACGTTGCTAAAGGAGCAAAAGGTGGCTTTGCTGTTGGAGGGCTTTCAACTGGGAAAGCAAATCAATCACAACTTATCCAACTCACTAAAGACAATTACCTAATTGGCTACCAGGCAGGGAGTAATATTACTACAGGTTTATATAACTCATTTATGGGATTCCAGGCAGGTAATTCAAACACAACAGGGAGCTGGAATACTTTTATAGGCTATCAGGCCGGTATGACTAATACAGGAAGCGACAACACCTTTATTGGTTACCAAGCAGGTAGAGCTCATCAGTTTGGTGGAGGAAATGTTTACATTGGAAGTAAAGCTGGTGGTAATGCCCAGAATGGTGTACAAAACATTGTTATTGGCGAATCTGCTGGTTTTAATACAATCAATGGGTTTAAGAATATCTTTATAGGTTTCATGGCTGGTAACCAAAACACAAGTGGATACAATAATTTATTTATTGGTAGCAGTTCTGGTCAAAATAACACTACTGGTAATCGTAACATTTTCATAGGTGACAGCTCGGGATTTTCAAACATTGGAGGCTTTGGGAATACATTCTTTGGGATAAAAAGCGGTTTTAATAATACAGGAGGTTACCGAAATCTTTACATGGGGTACATGTCTGGGTATAACAACGTAAATGGCTCCGACAATACGTTCCTAGGCGATATGGCAGGATCTGAAAATATCTCTGGTGCTGAAAACACCTTTGTGGGACAAGGTGCTGGCTCAACAAATACTACAGGTGCTTATAACACTGCAATTGGTTCAAGTGCTGGTAGGGGTATTATTGATGGAGTCAACAACCTAATGGTGGGTAGGTTCTCTGGATATAATGTTAATGGAAATGGCAATACATTTCTTGGAACCCAAAGTGGTGCTAGTTTTTCTGGGCCAGTTACTGCTAGCTATAACATTTGCATTGGAAATTCTAGTGCAGGAGGTTTAGATAACAGCTATTACAATGTATACATTGGTCAGCAAACAGGTAGCAAACCAGGTTCAAGCAATGTAGTTATTGGACATCAGGCAGGAAATGTTGCTCAAGGAAACGGGAACATCTTTATTGGATATCGTGCAGGATATACTGAACCTAAAGGGAACAGGCTTTACATCCAGAACTCAGGAGTTGATTCAACTCAAGCGCTTATTTATGGTAGATTCGATCAAAAAACTTTAAGTTTTAATGCTAATGTTGGAATTGGAACTACTAATCCTGAAAAGGAGCTACATGTAGTTGGAGACGCTTTGATTACTGGCAGCATTTATTACGATGCATCCCAAACATATAGTAAACCAGACTTTGTATTCAAAGAAGATTATAACAAAAAATTTGAACCACTAACAGTTGAAAACTTCATTCAAGCTAATGGCCATCTTCCATGGTTAACTAAAGCAACTGACGAGGGAAAGGAGATAAACCTTACTCGCTTGCAGTTTGAAACTGTTGAAACTATTGAAAACCTTCAACTCCAAATCATAGAACAACAAAAGCAAATCAATTCTCTTAAGGCTGAGATTGAAGAACTTAAATCTTTTATCAAATCAAAAAAATAA
- a CDS encoding methyl-accepting chemotaxis protein, with amino-acid sequence MNKEVLSLVILVSIALPIGIATIRYFFKKSILITMGTVTLAWGTLIDVLVSLRFIYPEYFPAYITSPIIIISGILGIAYIAKRVRKPLDHAIDDLYKMSEGDLTVEVNTQYAKRNDELGKLSISIGNLAKKLREIIEGISDAADELESSANQMSMSASSLSEVTSEQASSLEEISSSMEEILSSIQQNSENAVQTETIAVSTSKDLEKGVESTNVALDSMNEIAQKISIINDIAFQTNLLALNAAVEAARAGEHGKGFAVVAAEVRRLAERSRQAANEIIEVSQRGAEISVKAKELMNQNVNEIIRTTDLIREITAATHEQRTGTEQVNASVQELNNTTQQNASLSEEVAASAEELNAKAKSLAELIEYFKVR; translated from the coding sequence ATGAATAAAGAAGTTTTGAGCCTAGTAATCCTTGTTAGTATTGCTCTTCCAATTGGTATAGCTACCATAAGGTATTTCTTTAAGAAGTCTATTCTTATAACAATGGGAACAGTAACCCTAGCATGGGGTACTTTAATAGACGTACTGGTGAGTTTAAGGTTTATCTATCCAGAATATTTTCCTGCATATATAACCTCGCCAATAATTATCATTTCGGGTATATTGGGCATAGCATATATTGCAAAAAGGGTTCGTAAACCACTTGATCATGCAATAGACGATTTGTATAAAATGAGTGAGGGTGATTTAACAGTTGAGGTTAATACCCAGTATGCAAAGCGCAACGATGAGCTAGGTAAGTTAAGCATTTCGATTGGCAATCTTGCAAAGAAGCTTCGAGAGATTATTGAAGGAATCTCCGATGCAGCTGATGAACTTGAATCTTCGGCTAACCAAATGAGCATGAGCGCAAGTAGCCTTTCCGAGGTTACCTCAGAGCAGGCATCATCGCTAGAAGAGATTTCTAGCTCCATGGAGGAAATACTTTCAAGCATACAGCAAAATTCCGAGAATGCTGTACAAACTGAAACCATAGCTGTATCAACTTCAAAGGATCTTGAAAAAGGGGTTGAGTCGACAAACGTTGCCCTTGACTCCATGAATGAGATAGCCCAAAAAATTAGCATAATTAACGATATTGCCTTTCAAACCAATCTTCTTGCGCTAAATGCTGCCGTAGAGGCAGCCCGAGCAGGAGAACATGGGAAAGGTTTTGCTGTAGTTGCTGCAGAAGTGCGTAGGCTCGCAGAGCGAAGCCGTCAGGCAGCAAACGAAATAATTGAAGTATCCCAAAGAGGAGCAGAAATCTCTGTAAAAGCCAAGGAACTGATGAATCAGAATGTGAACGAAATAATAAGAACTACCGATTTAATAAGGGAGATAACCGCTGCAACTCATGAGCAACGCACAGGTACTGAGCAAGTAAACGCATCGGTACAGGAGTTAAATAACACTACACAGCAAAACGCTTCACTATCTGAGGAAGTTGCAGCCAGCGCCGAAGAGTTAAACGCTAAAGCTAAATCTTTAGCAGAGCTTATTGAATACTTTAAGGTTAGGTGA
- a CDS encoding glycosyltransferase family 4 protein, which produces MSTSSIKKYNQIVIFTAETYPSVAGDGRNALLVGSKLAAKGHRVLLISLNPNNLLQPYETINGVQIERVAYNYKTKLGRAILRLNLLWHLQKLKNPKTIWLIYGAMPGFRTIMLAAILKGVSFIFRSTLWGFDDAYTLAGKPLKFFTRVLLKKVNGYYALNSSFASSWISVFGQSNIFKSFQGVELGRFNIKNRNEIRALTRQELGIPPDQPAILMVGHLIHRKGFPEIIDWIGKIDDEYILIHLGSYQASEWDTVSLYNGEMSQHKSYAEKVLGDKIRFLGRHNDTYKFYLASDIFLMASYAEGYPPNSVNEALAAGLPVITRKIPGVTDTITDGLNGFHFSSEKEFSAKLSSLIHNKPRRIEMGRNAQIFASDKLNINLIVDRLETFINAI; this is translated from the coding sequence ATGTCAACATCTTCAATAAAAAAATACAATCAAATTGTAATATTCACTGCCGAGACCTACCCATCGGTGGCAGGCGATGGCAGAAATGCTTTACTCGTTGGGTCTAAACTTGCGGCTAAAGGGCATAGGGTTTTACTTATTAGCCTCAATCCTAATAATTTACTTCAACCTTACGAAACCATTAATGGAGTTCAAATAGAAAGAGTTGCATATAACTATAAAACCAAACTTGGACGTGCTATTTTAAGATTAAATCTTTTATGGCACCTTCAAAAGCTTAAGAACCCAAAGACTATTTGGCTAATTTATGGGGCAATGCCAGGGTTTAGGACAATAATGCTAGCAGCTATTCTGAAAGGTGTTAGTTTTATCTTTAGGTCAACACTATGGGGTTTCGACGATGCGTACACTCTTGCTGGAAAACCTCTTAAGTTCTTTACCAGAGTTCTTCTTAAAAAAGTTAATGGTTACTACGCCTTAAACAGTAGTTTTGCATCCTCATGGATCAGCGTGTTTGGACAGTCTAACATCTTCAAATCGTTTCAAGGAGTTGAATTGGGGAGGTTCAACATTAAAAACAGAAATGAAATTAGAGCACTAACAAGGCAGGAATTGGGGATTCCACCAGATCAACCAGCAATTCTTATGGTTGGGCATTTAATTCATCGCAAGGGATTTCCTGAGATTATTGATTGGATAGGGAAGATAGATGATGAATACATACTAATCCATCTGGGTAGCTACCAGGCATCGGAATGGGATACAGTTAGCCTATATAACGGTGAAATGAGCCAACACAAGTCCTATGCTGAAAAGGTTTTAGGTGATAAAATAAGATTCTTAGGGCGCCACAACGACACCTACAAGTTTTACCTTGCTTCCGATATCTTCCTTATGGCCTCGTATGCCGAAGGGTATCCACCAAATTCCGTAAATGAGGCCCTAGCAGCTGGATTACCTGTTATCACCAGAAAAATACCAGGCGTTACCGATACTATAACCGATGGATTAAATGGTTTTCATTTTTCTTCCGAAAAAGAATTTTCTGCAAAACTCTCATCTCTAATCCACAACAAGCCCAGAAGAATTGAAATGGGCAGAAATGCACAAATTTTTGCAAGCGACAAACTCAATATCAATTTGATTGTTGACAGGCTAGAAACATTTATCAATGCGATTTAA
- a CDS encoding ion transporter, which yields MAYREKLYKIVFESDTRAGKLFDVWLLWLILVSITITILDSVPNINSTLKLQFYLAEWFFTILFSVEYLLRIFISPKPFRYIFSFWGFIDLLAILPTFFSLFFYGYHYLLVVRIFRLLRVFRILKLARFNREARILLDALKASSYKIGIFFSAVLTIVVLMGTIMYVVESGENGFSSIPQSIYWAIITITTVGYGDIVPHTVLGKFISSFAMLIGYAIIAVPTGIITVEVGKSTNKKQKCPMCNKLAPTSANYCSYCGTKLNQNSHERDS from the coding sequence ATGGCATATAGGGAAAAACTATACAAAATTGTTTTTGAAAGCGACACCAGAGCTGGTAAGCTATTTGATGTATGGCTTCTATGGTTAATTCTTGTAAGCATAACCATAACAATACTTGATAGTGTCCCAAACATAAATAGCACCTTAAAGTTACAATTCTATCTGGCTGAATGGTTTTTCACCATTCTTTTTAGCGTGGAATACTTGTTACGCATTTTCATTAGTCCCAAGCCCTTTCGATATATTTTTAGTTTTTGGGGATTTATTGACCTATTGGCCATACTACCAACTTTCTTCAGCCTTTTCTTTTATGGATACCACTACCTTTTAGTCGTTAGGATTTTCAGACTTTTGCGTGTATTCAGAATTCTAAAACTTGCCAGGTTTAACCGAGAAGCAAGAATATTGTTAGATGCGCTAAAAGCAAGTTCATACAAAATTGGTATATTTTTCTCTGCCGTTCTTACCATAGTTGTATTGATGGGGACTATTATGTATGTTGTAGAAAGTGGCGAGAATGGCTTTAGCAGCATTCCACAAAGCATTTACTGGGCAATAATTACTATAACCACAGTAGGCTATGGCGACATCGTACCGCACACCGTGCTAGGTAAATTCATTTCATCATTTGCCATGCTTATTGGTTATGCTATTATTGCAGTGCCTACTGGTATAATTACAGTAGAGGTAGGAAAATCAACCAATAAGAAACAAAAATGCCCTATGTGCAACAAATTAGCACCAACCAGTGCTAACTACTGTTCATATTGCGGCACCAAGCTAAACCAAAACTCACATGAAAGAGATTCTTAA
- a CDS encoding mechanosensitive ion channel family protein, translating into MKEILNTKIIEIGEYVLRLQNLLSFVIFLVIVIAVYYSIKRLIFRSKTLQTSMKYTVSKLLQYIIIFLSFIISLKLLGFNISVLLAGSAALLVGVGFGLQNIFNDFISGIILLLDGTLKVGDIIEVNGKIYKVLEISFRYTIVLGRDENYIILPNSSLTSNTVINWTHSEVASRFKITVGVDYSSDVQKVMRILKEVAAGHAKVLSKPEPFVRFEDYADSALIFGVYFYTDEVFRVENIKSEIRIQIYKAFKENGINIPFPQRVIHFSKDADQKDSNQ; encoded by the coding sequence ATGAAAGAGATTCTTAACACCAAAATTATCGAGATTGGGGAATATGTGCTTCGCTTACAAAACTTGTTGAGTTTTGTTATTTTTCTTGTGATAGTTATTGCTGTTTATTACTCAATTAAGCGATTAATATTCCGTTCAAAAACCTTACAAACTTCAATGAAGTACACGGTTTCCAAACTACTTCAATACATCATTATCTTTCTTTCTTTCATCATCAGCTTAAAACTACTGGGTTTTAACATATCGGTTTTACTTGCTGGTTCGGCAGCGTTACTTGTTGGTGTGGGGTTTGGTTTGCAAAACATATTTAACGATTTCATTTCGGGCATAATATTACTACTTGACGGGACTCTTAAGGTTGGCGACATCATTGAGGTTAATGGCAAAATATACAAGGTTTTAGAAATCAGCTTCAGATACACAATTGTTCTTGGCCGCGATGAGAATTACATCATCCTGCCAAATTCTAGCCTAACAAGTAATACCGTAATAAACTGGACACATAGCGAAGTTGCTTCACGGTTTAAAATAACGGTTGGAGTGGATTACTCTTCAGACGTTCAAAAGGTTATGCGCATTCTTAAAGAGGTGGCAGCTGGACATGCAAAGGTTCTCTCTAAGCCAGAACCATTTGTTCGATTTGAGGATTATGCTGACTCCGCATTGATTTTTGGTGTTTACTTCTATACCGATGAGGTATTTCGTGTTGAAAACATTAAGAGCGAAATCAGGATTCAGATTTATAAAGCATTCAAAGAAAATGGTATCAATATCCCATTTCCACAACGGGTAATACATTTCAGCAAAGATGCAGACCAGAAAGACTCAAACCAATAA
- a CDS encoding head GIN domain-containing protein produces the protein MKSRVILLLLLTGLGIQTINAQVTRKFNQTGFTGIKNSTSADVYITQADAFSVEVTAKENVFKQLEIYVENNVLHCKSKGRISFWGNDWEGARINISLPNVELLSINGSGDMIIKTPVNSTELKFAINGSGDIVSKSISAKTLKASINGSGDIEVKDKSIIENVEVRINGSGDVNLAKVDSENANVRINGSGDVAITCNKNFNARSNGSGDIILYGKAMVDAKINGSGELIRK, from the coding sequence ATGAAATCAAGAGTTATCCTTCTATTACTTCTCACAGGTTTGGGTATTCAAACCATAAACGCTCAGGTAACACGCAAGTTTAACCAAACTGGATTTACTGGTATAAAAAATAGCACATCGGCCGATGTATATATCACCCAAGCCGATGCGTTTAGTGTAGAGGTAACAGCCAAAGAGAATGTGTTTAAGCAACTGGAAATCTATGTAGAAAACAATGTCTTGCACTGCAAAAGCAAGGGAAGAATTAGCTTTTGGGGTAACGATTGGGAAGGAGCAAGGATTAACATATCACTGCCAAACGTTGAGCTGCTTTCTATTAATGGGTCGGGCGATATGATTATTAAAACACCAGTCAACTCAACAGAGCTTAAATTTGCAATTAACGGAAGTGGCGACATAGTATCAAAATCAATTTCAGCAAAAACGTTAAAGGCTTCAATCAATGGGTCTGGCGATATTGAAGTGAAAGATAAATCGATTATCGAAAATGTAGAGGTAAGGATTAACGGTTCGGGAGATGTTAATTTAGCGAAGGTTGATTCCGAGAATGCCAACGTCAGAATTAACGGCTCTGGCGATGTAGCAATAACTTGTAACAAAAACTTCAACGCAAGATCAAACGGTAGCGGAGATATTATTCTTTATGGCAAGGCAATGGTTGATGCTAAAATTAATGGTTCAGGGGAGCTAATCCGAAAGTAA
- a CDS encoding L-threonine 3-dehydrogenase — MKNILVVGAGGQIGSELVPHLQKIYGNSNVVAADINTKCADVFKDGPFELLDALDAQKFADIVKKYKIDTIYNMVALLSATGEKNPQLAWKINMGALMNSLEIAREFNCAVFTPSSIGAFGPNSPKDNTPQDTIMRPTTIYGICKVTGEMLGDYYFQKYGVDTRSVRFPGIISNVTLPGGGTTDYAVEIYYGAIQQKHYVCPLPEGTYLDMMYMPDALDACVQLMEADPSKLKHRNSFNVTAMSFEPSQIYAAIKKRIPDFTMEYDVDPVKKAIADSWPNYMDDSCAREEWGWNPKWNLETMTDDMLKVIGEKYKAGLLK, encoded by the coding sequence ATGAAGAATATACTAGTTGTTGGTGCAGGTGGTCAAATAGGATCGGAACTTGTGCCTCATCTCCAAAAAATCTACGGAAACAGCAATGTTGTTGCTGCCGATATTAATACAAAATGTGCCGATGTTTTTAAGGATGGCCCTTTTGAATTGCTAGATGCCCTTGATGCACAAAAGTTTGCCGATATTGTTAAAAAGTATAAGATTGACACCATATACAACATGGTGGCATTGCTATCGGCCACCGGTGAGAAAAACCCACAGCTAGCATGGAAAATTAACATGGGGGCATTAATGAACTCGCTTGAGATTGCACGTGAGTTTAATTGCGCTGTGTTTACACCAAGCTCAATTGGTGCGTTTGGCCCAAATTCTCCAAAAGATAATACACCACAGGACACCATAATGCGCCCAACTACCATATATGGAATTTGCAAGGTTACTGGCGAAATGTTAGGTGACTACTACTTCCAAAAGTATGGTGTTGATACCCGCAGCGTCCGTTTTCCTGGAATCATTTCAAATGTGACTCTACCTGGTGGTGGAACAACCGATTATGCTGTTGAGATATACTATGGCGCAATACAGCAAAAGCATTACGTTTGTCCACTGCCCGAAGGAACCTATTTGGATATGATGTACATGCCCGATGCCCTTGACGCTTGTGTTCAGCTTATGGAAGCTGACCCTTCAAAGCTAAAACACAGGAACAGCTTTAATGTTACTGCTATGAGCTTTGAACCATCGCAGATATATGCTGCCATTAAAAAGCGCATCCCCGATTTTACAATGGAGTACGATGTGGACCCCGTTAAGAAAGCCATTGCCGATAGCTGGCCAAACTATATGGACGATAGCTGTGCTCGCGAAGAGTGGGGATGGAATCCTAAATGGAACCTAGAAACCATGACCGATGATATGCTAAAGGTTATTGGTGAAAAGTATAAAGCTGGTCTTTTGAAATAA